ACGGTAACAGGTAATTATTCCATGACCATAAAAAAATGACTAGCGATAATGTGACCATTGCTGGTTTAACAATTGGTAATATAATTTGGATAAATATCCTTAATTCATTACACCCATCTATTCTAGCACTCTCTATAATATCCTGTGGTACAGCAGTTTTAATATATTGTACCATCCAAAAAACTCCAAAGGGATTCGCTATCCATATTAGTATTAAGGGAATTAACGTGTTATTTAGTTGAAAGAATCTCATTTCCATTATATAACCAATTAATCCGATTTGAGTTGGCACCATCATCGTGCCAACAATAAATGCATAAAACAGTGCTTTGTATTTATAATTATACTTTGCCAGCGAATATCCAGTCATTGTACAGATTAAAACGCATAAAATGGTTGAAGTTACTGAAACAAATACACTATTTAGAAAGCTATTGAAAAAGTTACTATTTAAAACAGTTGCTAAATTTTCAAATGCGTAATTTCCGGGTGAAAACATCTTCCCTTTAAAGATGTCCTCTGTAACCTGTGTGCTCATCATAATGAGTACATAAAAAGGCATAATACTTAATAATGAAACAGCAACTAATCCACTAGCTGTAAAAACCTTCCTCATTCGTAAGACCCCTTTTTATTCATAAATTTATAGCTTATTAATGTAAAGATCATAATGATTAAAAACAATGAGAATGAAACTGCAGCACCATAGCCAAATCTCGAAGTTGCAAAAGTAGTATCATAAAAATGCCATATAGCTGTTAACACAGAGCGTTCCGGCCCTCCTACAGCTGTATCTGTAAAT
This Metabacillus endolithicus DNA region includes the following protein-coding sequences:
- a CDS encoding carbohydrate ABC transporter permease is translated as MRKVFTASGLVAVSLLSIMPFYVLIMMSTQVTEDIFKGKMFSPGNYAFENLATVLNSNFFNSFLNSVFVSVTSTILCVLICTMTGYSLAKYNYKYKALFYAFIVGTMMVPTQIGLIGYIMEMRFFQLNNTLIPLILIWIANPFGVFWMVQYIKTAVPQDIIESARIDGCNELRIFIQIILPIVKPAMVTLSLVIFLWSWNNYLLPLVMINKEELFTIPLSIQSLGNYYRTDYGARMMGLLIAIIPLIILFIFGSKNFIRGLTAGAVKE